In Notolabrus celidotus isolate fNotCel1 chromosome 22, fNotCel1.pri, whole genome shotgun sequence, one genomic interval encodes:
- the msl2a gene encoding E3 ubiquitin-protein ligase MSL2a, with protein sequence MNPVNATALYVSASRAVLQCDPRQPSTFTDMYTLLPFFRQSLACLVCGKLLQDPISPAHPECQHCVCSGCKGQKMRIRLACNRCKDYSCFQENKQLSLLVQCYRKLCLYVTHSPLLQPISSHVGGSPEIMALLEEVLMSHEEEVETEDLCLAQDDVNPIAPDSLTPTEAPPAPAELSAVPQSSSSDPPCSNGPQECNGEVLEDLDPSSPELEVCELVEEQPQAGLSVSHTGCGGLELSLTTGPLAPNPGTVCSLRDGESNSRELEEGEVLLLSVEEVLQTLDPLQPGRDSPHTQPERTHTHAHITTDRAHTQMYIQLDAAHNYTQLRTDRTNTVSSLGAHIHTSSFDPPPSSKPPPVRLKRKRSRSESDREKVKPLPISSILQGSSSHLHTPNPSQTLHAQPPAPSLTVPAHTYSSLSNGAPPKPSRPAPNHNKGARKHVDQGPKKPHAKARSGGGSKTKDGNKDQRLMSGCLVPPAPVRPPYKKPVEKKGCKCGRATQNPSVLTCRGQRCPCYSNRKACLDCICRGCQNSYMANGEKKLEAFAVPEKALEQTRLTLGINLTSITAAAALRNPATTSIRANTLLNVATATGTPVTTAFLSPSPPQEPNYEDSLELLIG encoded by the exons ATGAACCCTGTGAATGCAACCGCTCTGTACGTGTCCGCCAGCCGGGCCGTGCTGCAGTGTGACCCGCGGCAGCCGAGcaccttcacagacatgtacACGCTGCTGCCCTTCTTCAGACAGTCCCTCGCATGCCTTGTCTGTG GTAAACTACTTCAAGATCCCATTTCTCCCGCACATCCAGAGTGTCAGCATTGTGTCTGCTCGGGCTGTAAAGGTCAGAAGATGCGGATCAGGCTGGCGTGCAACCGGTGTAAAGACTATTCTTGCTTCCAGGAGAATAAACAGCTCTCGTTGCTGGTGCAGTGCTACAGGAAGCTCTGCCTCTATGTGACTCACTCACCGCTGCTGCAGCCCATCAGCAGCCATGTAGGAGGCTCCCCTGAGATTATGGCCTTGCTAGAGGAGGTTCTAATGTCACATGAGGAGGAGGTAGAGACGGAGGACCTTTGTCTAGCACAGGATGATGTGAATCCCATCGCCCCTGACTCCCTTACCCCCACAGAAGCACCACCTGCTCCTGCAGAGCTCTCAGCTGTACCCCAGAGCTCCTCCTCTGACCCTCCTTGTTCCAACGGGCCGCAGGAATGCAACGGAGAAGTTCTGGAGGACCTGGATCCTTCGTCCCCTGAGCTTGAAGTTTGCGAGCTGGTTGAGGAGCAGCCACAGGCAGGCCTGTCTGTGTCCCATACTGGCTGTGGTGGTCTGGAACTGAGTCTGACCACTGGACCATTAGCCCCGAATCCAGGCACTGTGTGCTCTCTCAGGGATGGGGAATCAAACAGCAGGGagctggaggagggggaggtgtTGCTTCTGAGTGTGGAGGAGGTGTTACAGACATTGGATCCCCTTCAGCCTGGTCGAGATTCTCCTCATACGCAGCCAGaaagaacacacactcatgcacacataaCCACGGACAGAGCACACACTCAAATGTACATACAGCTAGACGCAGCTCACAACTACACACAGCTTCGGACGGACAGGACTAACACAGTGTCAAGCCTCGGTGCTCACATACACACGTCCTCCTTCGATCCTCCTCCCTCATCCAAGCCTCCGCCAGTCCGCCTTAAACGAAAACGATCGCGATCAGAGAGCGACAGGGAGAAAGTGAAACCCCTCCCTATTTCTTCCATCTTACAGGGCTCCtcctcacacttacacactccAAATCCCTCACAGACACTTCACGCACAACCACCTGCTCCCTCCTTAACCGTACCAGCTCACACATACTCATCCCTTTCGAACGGGGCGCCTCCCAAGCCCAGTCGCCCTGCTCCCAACCACAACAAAGGTGCCAGGAAACATGTCGATCAGGGCCCTAAGAAGCCCCACGCTAAGGCCCGCAGCGGTGGAGGCTCCAAGACCAAGGATGGAAACAAAGACCAGCGGTTGATGTCTGGCTGCCTCGTGCCTCCGGCCCCCGTCAGGCCTCCGTATAAGAAGCCTGTGGAGAAGAAAGGCTGCAAGTGTGGAAGGGCCACCCAGAATCCATCTGTGCTGACCTGTAGGGGGCAACGCTGTCCCTGCTACTCAAACCGCAAG GCATGCTTGGACTGCATCTGTCGAGGTTGCCAGAACTCCTACATGGCCAACGGCGAGAAGAAGCTCGAGGCCTTCGCCGTGCCAGAGAAAGCCTTGGAGCAGACGCGCCTCACCCTCGGCATCAACCTCACCAGCATCACCGCCGCCGCAGCGCTCCGCAACCCGGCGACCACCAGCATCCGCGCCAACACCCTGCTCAACGTCGCCACAGCCACGGGGACCCCCGTCACCACGGCCTTCCTGTCCCCCAGCCCCCCGCAAGAACCCAACTATGAAGACAGTCTGGAGCTGCTGATTGGATGA
- the LOC117806026 gene encoding tumor necrosis factor ligand superfamily member 10-like yields the protein MAVSVSIQCLGLIILAAVLLQTIAVAVSFMYFNKVLNSMQESFSRSSVSCLINANQRSESKGSAEDKKSDPCWQVTQQLHYHIEKTMADRFQKEITTAMRDKLTGMMPVLSPGVQGVPLPKVAAHVTGVTSSTETPKTDGLRSSKGYLGERIRAWEGQRGLSFLQNMELREGELLVPRTGLYYIYAQTYFRLPSTGETDGEAKGETGEEEGAQLVQYIYKKMSSYTVPILLMKSSRSACWPRGLEPGLFSLHQAGTAFLQPADRLFISVSNASAMEMDGRASYFGAFLVG from the exons ATGGCCGTTTCTGTCTCTATTCAGTGTTTGGGACTTATTATACTCGCTGCAGTCCTCCTCCAGACCATTGCTGTCGCCGTCAGTTTTATGTACTTCAACAAAGTCCTGAACTCG ATGCAGGAGAGTTTTTCCAGAAGCAGTGTGTCTTGTCTGATCAACGCAAATCAGCGCTCTGAGTCAAAAGGTTCAGCGGAGGACAAGAAAAGCGATCCCTGCTGGCAAGTCACGCAACAGCTCCACTACCACATAGAGAag acgATGGCTGACCGTTTCCAGAAGGAGATAACCACTGCCATGAGAG ACAAGCTAACAGGGATGATGCCTGTCCTGAGTCCTGGGGTCCAAGGGGTCCCACTTCCTAAAGTTGCTGCACATGTCACCGGTGTTACCTCGTCCACAGAGACTCCAAAAACAGATG GCTTGCGGAGCAGCAAGGGGTACTTGGGAGAGCGGATCAGAGCATGGGAGGGCCAGAGAGGTCTGTCTTTCCTACAGAACATGGaactcagagaaggagagctgctGGTGCCCCGAACAGGCCTCTACTACATCTACGCTCAGACCTACTTCAGACTGCCCTCCACGGGGGAGACTGATGGAGAGGCAAAGGGGGAGACGGGGGAGGAAGAAGGGGCACAGCTTGTCCAGTATATCTACAAGAAG ATGAGTTCCTACACAGTGCCAATCCTCCTGATGAAGTCCTCCCGCAGTGCCTGCTGGCCTCGAGGTCTGGAGCCTGGTCTCTTCTCCCTGCATCAGGCTGGTACTGCCTTCCTACAGCCTGCAGACCGCCTCTTCATCAGCGTTAGCAATGCCAGCGCCATGGAGATGGACGGGAGGGCGAGCTACTTCGGGGCCTTTCTTGTTGGCTAA